A genome region from Phalacrocorax carbo chromosome 27, bPhaCar2.1, whole genome shotgun sequence includes the following:
- the LOC104042171 gene encoding keratin, type II cytoskeletal 5 has protein sequence MSRQCAARNQSKTGFSAASAFIPNTSSTSFCLRSASQGGSCSATAGYGRVPGGFGSRSLYSLGGFKRISVAGRGGGFYGPAGFGAGTGISCGFGGAVGGAFGFGGAMGGPGFPAIPAGGIHEVSVNQSLLKPLNLEIDPNIQSIRKDEKDQLQTLNNKFASFIDKVRFLEQQNKVLETKWALLQEQGNKTVRNDIEPLFETYISNLRRQLNSLLTDKENLEGELSKVQSLAEDFKNKYEEEINRHTAVENEFVILKKEVDAAYTNKTELQARLDSLMEEIDFLRALYEAELSQMQTQISDTSVILTMDNNRSLDMDSIIAEVKAQYEDIANRSRAEAESWYQSRYEELQATAGRHGDDLRNTKQEISELNRHVQRLRSEIDSVKKQCASLQTAIADAEQRGEMAVKDARAKLAELETALQKAKAELARQLREYQELMNVKLALDIEIATYRKLLEGEECRLSGEGAGAVNISVTRTAVGTGYGSGNCLSFGGSSSVGGAVCAGGMGFSSGSGQGTAGSCVAGGSSSSVKYVSTTSSTKRCY, from the exons ATGTCTCGCCAGTGCGCTGCAAGGAACCAGAGCAAAACTGGcttcagtgctgcttctgccttCATCCCAAATACCAGTAGCACCAGCTTCTGCTTACGCTCTGCATCCCAAGGTGGAAGCTGCAGTGCCACTGCTGGGTATGGAAGAGTTCCTGGAGGTTTTGGAAGCAGGAGCCTCTACAGTCTTGGTGGATTCAAGAGGATCTCTGTAGCTGGAAGAGGTGGTGGCTTCTACGGACCTGCAGGTTTTGGTGCTGGCACTGGGATATCCTGTGGTTTTGGTGGTGCAGTTGGTGGTGcctttgggtttggtggtgccATGGGTGGCCCTGGATTTCCTGCCATCCCAGCTGGGGGCATCCATGAGGTCTCAGTCAACCAGAGCCTTCTGAAACCTCTCAACCTGGAGATTGACCCCAACATCCAGAGCATCCGTAAGGATGAGAAGGATCAGCTTCAGACCCTCAACAATAAATTTGCCTCCTTCATCGACAAG GTCCGATTCCTtgaacaacaaaacaaagtcCTGGAGACCAAGTGGGCCCTTCTGCAAGAGCAAGGGAACAAAACAGTCAGGAACGACATTGAGCCCCTCTTTGAGACCTACATCAGCAACCTCAGGAGGCAGCTGAACAGCTTGCTGACCGACAAGGAGAACTTGGAAGGGGAGCTGAGCAAGGTGCAAAGCCTTGCCGAGGACTTCAAGAACAA ATACGAAGAGGAAATCAACAGGCACACAGCTGTGGAGAACGAATTTGTGATCCTGAAGAAG GAGGTGGACGCTGCCTACACAAACAAGACAGAGCTGCAAGCCAGGCTGGACTCCCTTATGGAGGAGATAGATTTCCTCAGAGCCCTCTATGAAGCC GAGCTGTCTCAGATGCAGACCCAGATCTCCGACACCTCTGTCATCCTGACCATGGACAACAACCGCAGCCTGGACATGGACAGCATCATTGCAGAGGTCAAAGCGCAGTACGAGGACATCGCCAACCGGAGCCGGGCTGAGGCCGAGTCTTGGTACCAGTCCAGG TACGAGGAGCTGCAGGCTACGGCCGGCAGGCACGGGGACGACCTCCGCAACACCAAGCAGGAGATCTCTGAGCTCAACCGCCACGTCCAGCGGCTGCGGTCTGAAATCGACAGCGTGAAGAAACAG TGCGCCAGTTTGCAGACGGCCATCGCAGACGCCGAGCAGCGCGGGGAGATGGCCGTCAAGGACGCCAGGGCCAAGCTGGCCGAGCTGGAGACAGCCCTGCAGAAGGCCAAGGCAGAGCTGGCACGGCAGCTCCGCGAGTACCAGGAGCTCATGAACGTCAAGCTGGCCCTGGACATCGAGATCGCGACCTACAGGAAGCTGCTGGAGGGCGAGGAGTGCAG GCTCTCTGGAGAAGGTGCCGGCGCAGTGAATATCT CTGTGACCAGAACCGCTGTAGGGACGGGATATGGAAGCGGAAACTGTCTCAGCTTcggaggcagcagcagtgtgggAGGTGCGGTCTGTGCTGGAGGAATGGGCTTCAGCTCTGGAAGCGGACAAGGCACAGCCGGGTCATGCGTGGCCGGTGGGAGCAGTTCCAGTGTGAAGTATGTCTCCACCACCTCTTCAACCAAGAGATGTTATTAA
- the LOC104045240 gene encoding LOW QUALITY PROTEIN: keratin, type II cytoskeletal cochleal-like (The sequence of the model RefSeq protein was modified relative to this genomic sequence to represent the inferred CDS: inserted 1 base in 1 codon; substituted 1 base at 1 genomic stop codon), with translation MSPDIGCEIKTLRCTEVGRIRPGGLTKSFSAASAGTPVNQSSFSSMSTSHSSGGGVGWISGGFGSRSLHNLGASKRISMSRGYCSARPGYGYGSGHGGLAGRVGGAGFGFGGRCGPGGIQDVTVNQHLLEPLNLETDPKMQRVQQEEKDQIKSLXNKFASFIDKVWFLEQQNKVLETKWSLLKDQKIVKNNLEPMFDAXISNMRRQLEAPGGERLWLSAELKTTQDAVEVFKIRYEEEINKRTTAENNFVLLKKDADAACINKVVLGTKADALRDEVNFPGALYEAELAQMQTQISDTSVILTMGNNRTLDLDGITAEVKARYEDIANRSRAEAGSWYHSKYEELQLRSGWHRDDLHNTKMEISGMNRMIQRLHSEIDSVKKQCTSLQTAIAAAEQHGELAIKDARAKLAGLEDALQKTKAELAWQLHEYQELMNVKPTLDVEIVTYRKLLEGEESRLAGEGVGTVNISVVSSRSSYGGGNTLGLDSGFSNRLSTGGSGASSSSGGCLAGGFISGVGSSSSMRFVSKSTTKKSYQSQVVVAPSSSRAEEVEHLLLLPTQSLLTPSKEPH, from the exons ATGTCCCCAGATATAGGCTGTGAGATAAAGACCCTGAGG TGCACAGAAGTCGGTCGCATTAGGCCAGGGGGACTCACCAAGAgtttcagtgctgcttctgctggaacACCTGTTAACCAAAGCAGCTTCAGCTCCATGTCCACGTCCCACAGCAGCGGTGGAGGCGTGGGATGGATCAGCGGTGGTTTTGGCAGCAGGAGCCTTCACAATCTAGGGGCAAGCAAGAGGATTTCCATGAGCAGAGGGTACTGTTCTGCTAGACCAGGATACGGTTATGGGTCAGGTCATGGCGGGTTGGCAGGTAGAGTTGGTGGAGCTGGGTTTGGGTTCGGAGGAAGATGTggccctggaggtattcaagaCGTCACGGTCAACCAACACCTCTTAGAACCTCTTAACTTGGAGACTGACCCCAAAATGCAAAgagtgcagcaggaggagaaggaccAGATCAAATCCC ACAACAAATTTGCCTCCTTCATTGATAAG GTGTGGTTCCTGGAGCAACAAAATAAAGTACTGGAGACCAAATGGAGCCTCTTGAAAGACCaaaaaattgtgaaaaataaCCTTGAACCTATGTTTGACGCATAGATCAGCAACATGAGGAGACAGCTCGAGGCTCCGGGAggggagaggctgtggctcaGCGCAGAGCTGAAGACTACGCAGGATGCTGTTGAAGTCTTCAAGATCAG GTATGAAGAGGAGATCAACAAGCGCACCACTGCAGAGAACAACTTTGTTTTGCTCAAGAAG GATGCGGATGCCGCCTGTATCAACAAGGTGGTCTTGGGGACCAAGGCGGATGCACTGAGAGATGAGGTTAACTTCCCGGGAGCCCTCTACGAAGCA GAGCTGGCTCAGATGCAGACCCAGATCTCCGACACCTCTGTCATCCTGACCATGGGCAACAACCGAACCCTGGACCTGGACGGCATCACTGCAGAGGTCAAAGCGCGGTACGAGGACATCGCCAACCGGAGCCGGGCTGAGGCGGGGTCCTGGTACCACAGCAAG TAtgaggagctgcagctcaggtCTGGCTGGCACAGGGACGACCTCCACAACACCAAGATGGAGATCTCAGGGATGAATCGCATGATTCAGCGGCTCCACTCGGAAATTGATAGTGTAAAGAAACAG TGCACCAGTTTGCAGACAGCCATTGCGGCCGCCGAGCAGCACGGTGAATTGGCCATCAAGGATGCCAGGGCAAAACTGGCTGGCCTGGAAGATGCTCTGCAGAAAACCAAGGCAGAGCTGGCCTGGCAGCTCCATGAGTACCAGGAGCTCATGAACGTCAAGCCTACCCTGGACGTTGAGATCGTGACCTACAGGAAGCTGCTGGAAGGTGAGGAGAGCAG GCTGGCTGGAGAAGGCGTTGGTACTGTGAATATTT CCGTGGTCTCATCCAGGAGCAGCTACGGAGGTGGGAACACACTGGGGCTGGACTCAGGCTTCAGCAACAGGCTCAGCACGGGGGGAAGCggtgccagctccagcagcgggggctgcctggctgggggaTTCATCTCTGGTGTGGGAAGCAGCTCAAGCATGAGGTTTGTATCGAAAAGCACCACCAAGAAGAGCTATCAGAGCCAAGTCGTGGTGGCACCCAGCTCATCCAGAGCGGAAGAGGTTGAgcacctcctcctgctgccaacACAAAGCCTGTTAACGCCATCCAAAGAGCCACACTGA